One stretch of Estrella lausannensis DNA includes these proteins:
- a CDS encoding NTP/NDP exchange transporter: MISNTLLNCLQKICRFNFGDFEREEFKKFLRMGLIFALIIGVYWTLRPLKDAVFIHLVGKLSLPYAKTASVVALLPLVMFYTKLLEKTSREKMLIILPSFYGAGVLLFASLMPFVEKSPQEMKALSFSISILVQLIGYLWYLFVESFGSLVVALFWAFASDTTEPLSARRGFPLVVAIGQIGGIIFPYSIGGLPHRLGLPNDGLSMAILGLFTLSIIPLVRHFLKVTPINLLKSFQGTNIEEAENAQEPGFLEGLKLMLKHRYLLGMFAVNFIYEVIVTIFDFNFKIAAGSLYSGVELSHYLSLYGSSVNIVSLTCLLLGISNITRFLGVGTALALMPLIVGGALFSFLTIDSLNFLFALMVGSKAINYALNGPALKQLYIPTSQDARFKAQAWIETFGSRASKEAGSLFNMLLSPLQSYFGAITGRSYYLLMSGCIGFPLLALWLVTALFLGRTFKQAISGKKVVC, from the coding sequence ATGATTAGCAACACTCTACTAAATTGCCTCCAGAAAATTTGCCGATTCAATTTTGGAGATTTCGAAAGAGAGGAGTTTAAAAAATTCCTGCGCATGGGGCTCATCTTCGCCCTCATTATCGGGGTGTATTGGACCCTGCGCCCTCTAAAGGACGCCGTTTTCATTCATCTGGTGGGTAAACTTTCGCTGCCCTATGCCAAGACTGCCTCTGTAGTCGCGCTTCTACCTCTTGTCATGTTCTACACAAAGCTCCTGGAGAAAACCTCCAGAGAAAAAATGCTGATCATTCTTCCCTCGTTTTACGGTGCGGGTGTGCTGCTATTTGCCTCTCTGATGCCCTTTGTGGAAAAATCGCCTCAAGAGATGAAGGCTCTCTCTTTCTCGATTTCCATCCTCGTGCAGCTCATTGGTTATCTTTGGTACCTCTTTGTCGAGAGCTTCGGTTCGCTCGTGGTAGCACTCTTTTGGGCCTTTGCATCCGACACCACCGAACCCCTTTCAGCGAGGCGCGGTTTTCCCCTAGTTGTTGCCATCGGACAGATCGGCGGCATCATATTCCCCTACAGCATCGGTGGATTGCCCCACCGTCTGGGCCTACCAAACGATGGACTCTCGATGGCTATACTGGGCCTTTTTACACTGAGTATCATCCCCCTTGTCCGGCACTTTCTAAAGGTGACCCCAATAAACCTGCTGAAGTCGTTTCAAGGAACAAACATAGAAGAGGCTGAAAATGCGCAGGAGCCGGGATTTTTAGAGGGGCTTAAGCTGATGCTTAAGCATCGCTATCTTCTGGGGATGTTTGCCGTAAACTTCATTTATGAAGTGATTGTGACAATATTTGATTTCAATTTCAAAATCGCTGCCGGAAGCCTGTACTCGGGGGTTGAGCTTAGCCACTACTTAAGCTTGTACGGTTCATCGGTGAACATCGTTTCCTTAACCTGCCTTCTGCTCGGAATCAGCAACATCACGCGCTTTCTGGGAGTGGGTACAGCTTTGGCGTTGATGCCCTTGATCGTCGGAGGGGCCCTTTTCAGCTTCCTGACCATCGACAGTCTGAACTTTCTTTTTGCTCTGATGGTCGGCTCCAAAGCAATCAATTATGCCTTGAACGGCCCTGCCCTGAAACAACTCTATATCCCCACATCCCAAGATGCGCGCTTCAAAGCCCAGGCCTGGATCGAAACCTTTGGTTCAAGGGCATCTAAAGAGGCCGGTTCTCTCTTCAATATGCTGCTCAGCCCCCTTCAGTCATATTTTGGTGCGATAACCGGACGAAGCTACTATCTCCTGATGAGTGGATGCATCGGGTTTCCCCTGCTCGCCCTCTGGCTGGTCACGGCCCTCTTCCTGGGAAGGACTTTCAAACAGGCGATTTCCGGAAAGAAAGTTGTCTGCTGA
- a CDS encoding efflux transporter outer membrane subunit, with amino-acid sequence MNTKRLCALIASLPTLFCLTTSCGKVGPDWKSPGVTSYHEWTEDNARVTSGEEDLSHWWTQFDDPTLTYLIETARLSNATLTAKAWRIEEARAALGIAVGEFFPQQQRAFGSHYDIQLSKNGPNTQLADLKFKDALLGFQSSWELDFWGKFRRGIESAEADYSASIEDYRDFLVILTADVASAYFRLKTIEERLLILDDNIRIQARGLEIASARFEAGYVTDLDVQQAKALLKETEARKPLLLLEKVNAENSLAVLTGKSPETMRNLSCNFNPLPPPPLQMAAGVPADLLCRRPDIRRATLIARSSLARIGIAESELYPSLSISGSIGLESAFSTQSTKADRKFFSSDSLFFSYGPSFSWPILNYGRLENQVIRQKAIYYSLLSELENSVLSAYAEAENALAAFVYFHDQVTVLEEMAKAARRATSLANTQYVEGMADYTRVLTASEKALEAEERLAESKGNIFQSVVSTYKSLGGGW; translated from the coding sequence TTGAACACTAAGAGACTCTGCGCCCTCATCGCTTCGTTGCCTACGCTATTTTGTCTGACGACATCGTGCGGCAAAGTAGGCCCGGACTGGAAATCACCCGGTGTGACATCTTACCATGAATGGACTGAAGACAATGCCCGTGTCACAAGCGGCGAAGAAGACTTAAGCCATTGGTGGACTCAATTCGATGACCCCACGCTAACCTACCTCATCGAGACGGCTCGCCTCTCCAATGCCACACTCACCGCCAAGGCTTGGCGCATCGAAGAAGCAAGGGCCGCTCTTGGGATCGCCGTCGGGGAGTTCTTCCCGCAGCAGCAAAGAGCATTCGGCTCCCATTACGATATACAGCTTTCCAAAAACGGTCCGAACACCCAGCTTGCCGATCTGAAATTCAAAGACGCGCTCCTCGGCTTCCAGTCTTCCTGGGAGCTCGATTTTTGGGGAAAGTTCCGACGCGGCATCGAATCGGCCGAAGCGGACTACTCGGCTAGCATCGAAGACTACCGAGATTTCCTTGTGATCCTCACTGCCGATGTCGCCTCGGCCTACTTCCGTTTAAAAACCATCGAAGAGCGGCTACTGATTTTAGATGACAACATCCGCATCCAGGCACGAGGACTAGAAATTGCATCAGCCAGATTCGAAGCAGGCTATGTCACCGATTTAGACGTTCAGCAGGCGAAAGCTTTGCTAAAAGAGACAGAAGCCAGAAAGCCGCTGCTACTCCTGGAAAAGGTCAATGCCGAAAATTCCCTGGCTGTTTTGACAGGCAAAAGTCCTGAAACAATGAGGAATCTCTCCTGCAATTTCAATCCGCTTCCACCCCCTCCTCTGCAGATGGCAGCCGGAGTTCCTGCAGACCTTCTTTGCCGACGTCCTGATATCAGGCGAGCGACCCTGATCGCAAGGTCGAGCCTTGCCAGAATCGGCATCGCGGAGTCAGAGCTCTATCCCAGCCTTTCGATCAGCGGCTCGATCGGTCTCGAGTCCGCCTTCTCCACACAATCAACGAAAGCCGACAGAAAGTTTTTTTCATCCGACAGCCTCTTTTTCAGCTACGGCCCCAGCTTCTCATGGCCCATCCTCAACTATGGCAGGCTGGAAAATCAGGTCATCCGCCAAAAGGCAATCTACTACTCGCTTCTCTCCGAACTTGAAAACAGCGTGCTGAGTGCTTATGCCGAAGCGGAAAACGCCCTCGCAGCCTTCGTCTATTTCCACGATCAGGTCACCGTCTTAGAGGAGATGGCCAAAGCGGCAAGACGCGCCACATCGCTTGCCAATACGCAATATGTGGAAGGGATGGCCGACTATACACGCGTCCTGACAGCCTCTGAAAAGGCATTAGAGGCCGAAGAGCGTCTTGCTGAATCAAAAGGGAACATCTTCCAGAGCGTTGTATCTACTTACAAGTCTTTGGGCGGCGGGTGGTAG
- a CDS encoding LysR family transcriptional regulator, translating to MNRFNDLRLSDLSLFITAARMSSLSRAASHHHLSQSAASAAIQRVERALGKGLSTHEKRRFSLTKEGEALLPKLEGWLSSLSESMQSVDHMPLRIATTHAIARVAAASVLDIDKINLTLMRPDAAYGAVLRGEADIAIVLDNAPWEGVEAVEVGSGLFRLFSKKRNAPFGSVLLPEDQIEVLTMQQRWQQMHGGPVPVKARFPSWSLIADICRSSHEIGFLPEFLARQIGLHPVRWQPGGSSYRVLVLYRAGGELFQKRVDRLCLAWRSSFGGKKRENSTTRRPKTCK from the coding sequence ATGAACCGATTCAATGACTTGAGGCTATCAGATCTCTCTCTCTTCATCACAGCTGCCAGAATGAGCAGCTTAAGTCGAGCGGCCTCCCATCACCATTTGAGCCAGAGCGCCGCAAGCGCTGCAATCCAAAGAGTCGAGAGAGCTCTTGGCAAAGGGCTTTCCACCCATGAGAAGAGACGGTTTTCCCTGACAAAAGAAGGAGAAGCGCTGTTACCGAAGCTCGAAGGGTGGCTCTCCAGTTTGTCTGAGTCGATGCAGAGCGTCGATCATATGCCTTTAAGGATTGCGACGACTCACGCCATAGCGAGAGTCGCCGCAGCTTCGGTACTCGATATCGACAAGATCAATTTAACTTTGATGAGGCCTGATGCAGCATATGGAGCGGTTTTGCGCGGGGAGGCGGATATCGCGATCGTTTTGGATAATGCCCCATGGGAGGGAGTGGAGGCCGTTGAGGTAGGTTCAGGGCTGTTTCGCCTGTTTTCAAAGAAGAGAAACGCCCCCTTCGGATCCGTGCTTTTACCGGAAGATCAGATCGAAGTGCTGACGATGCAGCAGAGATGGCAGCAGATGCATGGAGGCCCTGTTCCCGTTAAAGCACGCTTTCCCAGTTGGTCTTTAATTGCCGACATATGCCGCAGCAGCCATGAAATCGGGTTTCTGCCCGAATTTTTGGCAAGGCAGATTGGCCTGCATCCCGTGCGTTGGCAGCCGGGCGGATCCAGCTACCGGGTACTTGTTCTCTATAGGGCAGGAGGGGAGCTGTTCCAAAAGCGGGTGGATCGCCTTTGTCTTGCCTGGCGCTCAAGCTTCGGTGGCAAAAAGAGAGAAAACTCTACCACCCGCCGCCCAAAGACTTGTAAGTAG